From the Streptococcus oralis ATCC 35037 genome, one window contains:
- a CDS encoding MATE family efflux transporter encodes MNKKRSVDLIHGPILPALLSFAFPILLSNIFQQLYNTADVLIVGRFLGQDSLAAVGATTAIFDLIIGFTLGVGNGMGIVIARYYGARNFTKIKEAVAATWILGALLSIVVMLMGFVGLYPLLQYLDTPAEILPQSYQYISMIVTCVSVSFAYNLFAGLLRSIGDSLAALGFLIFSALVNVVLDLYFITQLHLGVQSAGLATIISQGLSAVLCFFYIRKSVPELLPQLKHFKWNKALYADLLEQGLAMGLMSSIVSIGSVILQSSVNTFGAVIISAQTAARRIMAFALLPMTAISSAMTTFASQNLGAKRPDRIVQGLGIGSRLSMSWAGFVCIFLFFASPSLVSFLASSTDTYLVENGSLYLQISSVFYPILSLLLIYRNCLQGLGQKVLPLVSSFIELIGKIVFVVLIIPWAGYRGVILCEPLIWVAMTTQLYFSLFRHPLIKEGKAILAAKGQY; translated from the coding sequence ATGAATAAGAAACGATCCGTGGACTTGATACATGGTCCTATTCTTCCTGCGCTGTTAAGCTTTGCCTTTCCAATCTTGCTGTCTAATATCTTTCAACAGCTTTATAATACAGCTGACGTCTTGATTGTTGGACGATTTCTTGGTCAAGATTCCTTGGCAGCAGTAGGGGCGACAACTGCCATTTTTGACTTGATTATAGGCTTTACGCTTGGTGTTGGAAATGGCATGGGGATTGTCATTGCCCGCTATTATGGGGCTCGTAATTTCACTAAAATTAAAGAAGCAGTAGCAGCAACTTGGATTTTAGGTGCTCTTTTGAGCATTGTGGTCATGCTGATGGGCTTTGTCGGTCTGTATCCACTCCTGCAATATTTAGATACCCCGGCAGAAATCCTTCCTCAATCCTATCAATATATTTCTATGATTGTGACTTGTGTCAGTGTCAGCTTTGCCTATAATCTTTTTGCAGGCTTGTTGCGGTCTATTGGTGACAGTCTAGCAGCCCTTGGATTCCTGATTTTTTCTGCCTTGGTCAATGTGGTTCTGGATTTGTATTTTATTACGCAACTGCATCTGGGAGTTCAATCTGCGGGGCTTGCTACTATTATTTCACAAGGCTTGTCAGCGGTTCTTTGCTTTTTCTATATCCGTAAGAGTGTTCCAGAACTGCTTCCTCAACTCAAGCATTTTAAATGGAACAAGGCCTTGTATGCGGATCTCTTGGAGCAAGGTTTGGCTATGGGTCTGATGAGTTCGATTGTGTCCATTGGTAGCGTGATTTTACAGTCTTCTGTCAATACTTTTGGAGCAGTAATTATAAGTGCCCAAACAGCGGCGCGACGCATCATGGCTTTTGCGCTCCTTCCAATGACGGCTATTTCTTCTGCCATGACGACCTTTGCCTCTCAGAATCTCGGTGCGAAGCGACCAGACCGCATTGTTCAAGGACTTGGTATTGGGAGTCGCCTGAGCATGTCCTGGGCAGGTTTTGTTTGTATCTTCCTCTTTTTTGCCAGTCCTAGTTTGGTTTCTTTCTTGGCCAGTTCGACAGATACTTACTTGGTAGAAAATGGTAGCCTCTACCTGCAAATCAGTTCAGTCTTTTATCCGATTTTGAGCCTCTTGCTGATTTATCGCAATTGCTTGCAGGGCTTGGGGCAGAAAGTCCTTCCTCTAGTTTCCAGCTTTATAGAACTCATCGGGAAAATCGTTTTTGTGGTTTTGATTATCCCTTGGGCAGGCTATAGGGGGGTTATCCTTTGTGAACCCCTTATCTGGGTTGCCATGACTACACAACTGTACTTTTCACTTTTCCGCCATCCCCTGATAAAAGAAGGCAAGGCAATCTTGGCAGCCAAAGGACAATACTAG
- a CDS encoding GNAT family N-acetyltransferase: protein MEYELCIREAETSDATALIAFLDCVGQETDFTSLDENGIMMTASEMALFIEKQAVSENQITLLALLNDEIAGVLNITADQHLRVRHIGDVFLAVRKKFWNQGLATILLEEGIEWAKVSGVLRRLQLSVQKRNEAAVHLYSKMGFITEGLQERGAYLAEGIFLDVCLMGKLINK from the coding sequence ATGGAGTATGAGTTGTGTATTCGTGAGGCAGAGACATCAGATGCTACAGCCTTAATTGCATTTTTAGATTGTGTCGGTCAAGAGACAGATTTTACCAGTTTGGATGAAAATGGTATCATGATGACAGCTTCTGAAATGGCTCTTTTTATCGAAAAACAAGCTGTATCAGAGAATCAAATTACTCTCCTCGCCTTACTGAATGATGAGATTGCAGGAGTTTTAAATATCACAGCGGACCAACATTTAAGAGTTCGACATATCGGTGATGTTTTTTTAGCAGTTCGCAAGAAATTTTGGAACCAAGGCTTGGCGACTATACTTCTAGAAGAAGGCATCGAGTGGGCTAAAGTCAGTGGCGTCTTGCGCCGTTTGCAACTTAGTGTACAAAAACGAAACGAGGCTGCAGTCCACCTCTATTCAAAAATGGGATTTATCACAGAAGGCTTACAAGAAAGAGGAGCCTATTTAGCAGAAGGGATATTTTTAGATGTTTGTCTTATGGGCAAGCTGATAAATAAATAA
- the recA gene encoding recombinase RecA — MAKKPTKKLDEIGKKFGADREKALNDALKLIEKDFGKGSIMRLGERAEQKVQVMSSGSLALDIALGSGGYPKGRIIEIYGPESSGKTTVALHAVAQAQKEGGIAAFIDAEHALDPAYAAALGVNIDELLLSQPDSGEQGLEIAGKLIDSGAVDLVVIDSVAALVPRAEIDGDIGDSHVGLQARMMSQAMRKLGASINKTKTIAIFINQLREKVGVMFGNPETTPGGRALKFYASVRLDVRGSTQIKGTGDQKDTNVGKETKIKVVKNKVAPPFKEAFVEIMYGEGISKTGELLKIASDLDIIQKAGAWYSYKGEKIGQGSENAKKYLADHPEIFDAIDHQVRVQYGLIEDEEASDHSPVAEATSNQEVTLDLGDDLGIEIEE, encoded by the coding sequence ATGGCGAAAAAACCAACAAAAAAATTAGATGAAATTGGGAAAAAATTTGGAGCTGACCGTGAAAAAGCATTGAACGATGCTCTTAAATTGATTGAGAAAGACTTTGGTAAGGGTTCAATCATGCGCTTGGGTGAACGTGCAGAGCAAAAGGTGCAAGTGATGAGCTCAGGCTCATTGGCTCTTGACATTGCCCTTGGTTCAGGTGGTTATCCTAAAGGACGTATCATCGAAATCTATGGACCAGAATCATCTGGTAAGACAACGGTTGCCCTTCACGCTGTTGCGCAAGCACAGAAAGAAGGTGGTATTGCAGCCTTTATCGATGCGGAACATGCTCTTGACCCAGCCTATGCTGCAGCCCTTGGTGTGAATATTGACGAATTGCTCTTGTCACAACCAGACTCAGGTGAACAAGGTCTTGAAATTGCTGGAAAATTGATTGACTCAGGTGCAGTTGACCTTGTCGTTATCGACTCAGTTGCGGCCCTTGTACCTCGTGCGGAAATTGATGGGGATATTGGAGACAGTCACGTTGGTTTGCAGGCTCGAATGATGAGCCAGGCCATGCGTAAACTCGGAGCTTCTATCAATAAAACCAAAACAATTGCCATCTTTATCAACCAATTGCGTGAAAAAGTTGGGGTCATGTTTGGAAATCCAGAAACAACACCTGGTGGACGTGCTTTGAAATTCTACGCTTCAGTCCGTTTGGATGTTCGTGGAAGCACACAAATCAAAGGAACTGGTGACCAAAAAGATACCAATGTCGGTAAGGAAACCAAGATCAAGGTCGTGAAAAACAAGGTAGCTCCACCATTTAAGGAAGCCTTTGTTGAAATCATGTACGGAGAAGGGATTTCTAAAACTGGTGAGCTCTTGAAGATCGCAAGTGATCTCGATATCATCCAAAAAGCGGGAGCATGGTACTCTTACAAGGGTGAAAAAATCGGACAAGGATCTGAAAATGCTAAGAAATACTTGGCGGATCACCCAGAGATTTTTGATGCTATTGACCATCAAGTTCGTGTTCAATATGGGTTGATTGAAGATGAAGAAGCTTCTGATCATAGTCCAGTAGCGGAGGCGACTTCTAATCAAGAAGTAACACTTGACCTTGGCGATGATCTTGGAATCGAAATTGAAGAATAA
- the brpA gene encoding biofilm formation/cell division transcriptional regulator BrpA: protein MIKKLIGMVLGFLAVTVLGVAVYGYTIYQQGTETLSKKTYKKIGEETNVIEATEPLTILLMGVDTGNVERTDPWAGNSDSMILLTVNPKTKKTTMMSLERDILTKIETGNGQVQEAKLNAAYANGGAELAISTIQKMMNIHIDRYVMVNMQGLQQLVDAVGGITVNNTLGFPISIADQEEFNKISIGVGEQTLNGEEALVYSRMRYQDPEGDYGRQKRQREVIQKIVEKVLSLNSVSHYQGILKALSDNMQTNVDLSAKSIPQLLGYQDSFKNIETHQLRGEDAELQGISYQIVTSEHMLEMQNLLRRSLGKEPVTELETNAVLYETAFGRTAPSTSTNASNEEAE from the coding sequence ATGATTAAAAAATTAATTGGAATGGTGCTAGGTTTCCTAGCAGTAACAGTTTTAGGTGTAGCGGTTTATGGCTATACCATCTACCAACAGGGAACAGAAACCCTAAGTAAAAAGACTTACAAAAAAATCGGGGAAGAAACCAACGTTATCGAAGCGACGGAGCCTCTGACCATCCTCTTGATGGGGGTAGATACGGGAAATGTGGAACGTACAGACCCGTGGGCGGGAAATAGTGATTCCATGATTCTCCTGACGGTTAATCCCAAAACAAAGAAAACCACTATGATGAGTTTGGAACGGGATATTTTGACCAAGATTGAGACTGGAAACGGTCAAGTTCAGGAAGCCAAACTCAATGCGGCCTATGCTAATGGTGGTGCGGAACTTGCAATTTCTACTATTCAAAAGATGATGAATATCCACATTGACCGCTATGTGATGGTTAACATGCAGGGGCTTCAACAATTGGTGGATGCAGTTGGTGGGATCACCGTCAACAATACACTCGGTTTCCCAATTTCGATTGCTGACCAAGAAGAGTTCAATAAGATTTCCATCGGTGTTGGAGAACAAACCTTGAATGGGGAGGAAGCCTTGGTGTATTCACGGATGCGTTACCAAGACCCAGAGGGAGACTATGGTCGTCAAAAACGTCAACGTGAAGTCATTCAAAAAATCGTTGAGAAGGTTTTGAGCCTAAACAGTGTGAGTCATTATCAAGGTATCCTCAAAGCTTTGAGTGATAACATGCAGACCAATGTGGACTTGTCAGCTAAGAGCATTCCACAATTGCTTGGCTATCAAGATTCTTTCAAGAATATCGAAACGCATCAATTGCGTGGGGAAGATGCTGAGCTACAGGGAATTTCTTATCAAATCGTCACTTCAGAACATATGCTCGAGATGCAAAATCTCTTGCGTCGTTCACTAGGTAAAGAGCCAGTGACAGAATTGGAAACCAATGCGGTACTGTACGAAACAGCCTTTGGTCGGACAGCACCTTCAACCAGTACTAACGCTTCAAACGAAGAAGCAGAATAA
- a CDS encoding PspC domain-containing protein, which yields MEKRLVRNVQDKKIAGVCAGIGDYFNMDHTLVRALWIIFTLLGGSGILAYAVLYFLLPEGNAEA from the coding sequence ATGGAAAAACGCCTTGTTCGTAACGTACAAGACAAAAAGATTGCTGGTGTTTGTGCAGGTATCGGTGACTACTTTAACATGGACCACACACTTGTTCGTGCACTTTGGATCATCTTCACCCTACTTGGTGGTTCTGGAATCTTAGCTTATGCTGTTCTCTACTTCCTTCTTCCAGAAGGCAATGCAGAAGCTTAA
- a CDS encoding competence/damage-inducible protein A yields MKAEIIAVGTEILTGQIVNTNAQFLSEKLAEIGVDVYFQTAVGDNEARLLSLLEIASQRSNLVILTGGLGPTEDDLTKQTLAKFLGKDLVFDPQAQEKLDIFFAHRPDYARTPNNERQAQIVEGATPLPNETGLAVGGVLEVDGVTYVVLPGPPSELKPMVLNQLLPMLMTGTKLYSRVLRFFGIGESQLVTILADLIDHQTDPTLAPYAKTGEVTLRLSTKAVSQEKADQALDILENQILDRQTFEGISLRDICYGYGEETSLASVVVEELKKRQKSITAAESLTAGLFQATLADFSGVSAIFNGGFVTYSLEEKSKMLDISEQELKEHGVVSEFTARKMAEQARLKTQSDYGVSLTGVAGPDSLEGHPAGTVFIGLAHAKGTEVIKANIAGRSRADVRHIAVMHAFNLVRKTLLSD; encoded by the coding sequence ATGAAAGCAGAAATTATTGCTGTCGGAACAGAAATTTTAACAGGGCAGATTGTCAATACCAATGCTCAGTTTTTATCAGAGAAACTAGCCGAAATCGGGGTAGATGTCTACTTCCAAACTGCTGTTGGAGATAATGAAGCTCGTCTTTTGTCCTTGCTTGAGATTGCGAGTCAACGTAGTAATCTTGTGATTTTGACAGGGGGCTTGGGACCAACTGAGGATGATTTGACCAAACAAACCCTGGCAAAATTTTTAGGAAAAGATCTAGTGTTTGACCCTCAAGCGCAAGAGAAACTGGATATTTTCTTTGCTCATAGACCTGACTATGCTCGGACACCGAATAATGAGCGCCAAGCCCAAATTGTAGAAGGGGCGACTCCACTGCCAAATGAGACAGGTTTAGCAGTAGGAGGAGTATTGGAAGTGGATGGTGTAACCTACGTGGTCCTTCCAGGACCACCTAGTGAATTGAAACCTATGGTATTAAATCAACTCTTGCCCATGCTGATGACAGGAACCAAACTGTACTCACGAGTGCTCCGTTTCTTTGGAATTGGGGAGAGTCAGTTGGTGACCATTTTGGCGGATTTGATTGACCATCAAACCGATCCGACTTTGGCACCGTATGCCAAAACAGGAGAAGTGACCTTGCGCTTGTCTACAAAAGCAGTTAGTCAAGAAAAGGCTGATCAAGCACTGGACATCTTAGAAAATCAAATCTTGGATCGTCAAACTTTCGAGGGGATTTCTCTACGAGATATCTGTTATGGATATGGGGAAGAAACCAGCCTCGCAAGTGTCGTTGTAGAAGAGCTAAAGAAGAGACAGAAAAGCATTACTGCGGCAGAAAGCTTGACGGCAGGTCTCTTTCAAGCGACATTAGCAGACTTTTCGGGCGTTTCAGCAATCTTTAATGGCGGTTTTGTCACTTACAGTTTAGAAGAAAAGTCTAAGATGTTGGATATTTCCGAGCAAGAGCTAAAAGAACACGGGGTCGTTTCTGAGTTTACGGCTCGAAAAATGGCAGAGCAGGCACGGCTCAAGACTCAGTCTGATTATGGAGTCAGTCTGACAGGTGTAGCTGGGCCAGATAGCCTAGAGGGGCATCCAGCTGGCACAGTTTTTATTGGACTGGCACATGCAAAAGGGACAGAAGTGATCAAGGCTAATATCGCAGGACGGAGTCGAGCAGATGTACGTCACATCGCGGTTATGCATGCCTTTAACCTAGTTCGCAAGACTTTATTAAGTGACTAA
- the ndk gene encoding nucleoside-diphosphate kinase has protein sequence MEQTFFIIKPDGVKRGLVGQVLKRIEERGFKIEKLELRSAVSEVLIDQHYQDLVEKSFYPPIRQFMTSGPVVVGILSGPKVIETWRSMMGATRPEEALPGTIRGDFAKAAGDNQAIQNVVHGSDSEASAKREIALWFKD, from the coding sequence ATGGAACAAACATTCTTTATCATTAAGCCAGATGGTGTGAAAAGAGGGCTGGTTGGTCAGGTTCTGAAAAGAATTGAGGAGCGTGGTTTCAAAATCGAAAAATTAGAGTTGCGTTCAGCAGTTTCAGAAGTTTTGATTGACCAACACTATCAAGACTTGGTTGAAAAAAGTTTTTATCCTCCTATCCGTCAGTTTATGACCTCAGGACCGGTAGTGGTGGGCATTCTATCAGGTCCGAAAGTGATTGAAACTTGGCGTAGTATGATGGGAGCTACTCGTCCAGAAGAAGCCTTGCCTGGAACTATCCGAGGAGATTTTGCTAAAGCAGCAGGAGACAATCAAGCTATTCAAAATGTAGTTCATGGCTCCGATTCGGAAGCTTCTGCAAAACGTGAAATTGCTCTCTGGTTTAAGGATTAG
- a CDS encoding GNAT family N-acetyltransferase — protein MSLTSQLITDVFPDLDKVEKLNKEAFPEEERVPLSEFLRYQDREDAHFFAFYNQEEFVGFAFAISNPKAFYISFFAIMPHLRSHGYGKEIIEKLTEFYQRTMLLEVERLDEECDNLEQRKSRMDFYRQNGFRTANAFLEYEGLSFEILYRGDHFDEEAYRDIFQKLQNEHYFDFHIEYRRFSDH, from the coding sequence ATGAGTTTGACCAGTCAATTAATTACCGATGTATTTCCCGATCTGGATAAGGTTGAGAAGCTAAACAAGGAAGCATTCCCCGAGGAAGAACGAGTTCCTCTGTCAGAGTTTTTACGCTATCAGGACCGAGAAGACGCCCACTTTTTTGCTTTTTATAACCAAGAAGAATTCGTCGGCTTTGCTTTTGCCATCTCCAACCCAAAGGCCTTCTATATCAGCTTTTTTGCCATCATGCCCCACCTGAGAAGCCACGGGTACGGAAAGGAAATTATCGAGAAGCTGACTGAGTTTTACCAGCGAACCATGTTGCTTGAAGTCGAGCGATTAGATGAAGAATGCGATAACTTGGAGCAAAGAAAGTCCCGCATGGATTTCTATCGCCAAAATGGTTTCAGAACAGCCAACGCTTTTCTAGAGTACGAGGGTTTGAGTTTTGAAATTCTCTACCGTGGCGACCATTTTGACGAAGAAGCCTATCGCGATATCTTCCAAAAGTTACAGAATGAACATTATTTTGACTTTCATATAGAGTATCGTCGTTTTAGTGACCATTAA
- the tsaE gene encoding tRNA (adenosine(37)-N6)-threonylcarbamoyltransferase complex ATPase subunit type 1 TsaE has product MHTKNEEELLALGERLGHLLQKDDVLILTGELGAGKTTFTKGLAKGLDIRQMIKSPTYTIVREYEGRLPLYHLDVYRIEGDADSIDLDEFLFGGGVTVIEWGHLLGEDLPDSYLELEILKEAEGRCLHFTAHGSRAGQLIKELQDGV; this is encoded by the coding sequence ATGCACACAAAAAATGAAGAAGAGCTTCTAGCTCTCGGAGAAAGATTAGGTCATTTGCTTCAAAAAGACGATGTTCTGATCTTGACTGGAGAGTTGGGAGCGGGTAAAACAACCTTTACAAAAGGCCTTGCTAAGGGCTTGGATATCCGTCAGATGATTAAAAGTCCAACCTATACCATTGTTAGAGAGTACGAAGGGCGTTTGCCACTTTACCACTTGGATGTCTACCGTATCGAAGGTGATGCTGATTCTATTGACTTGGATGAGTTTCTCTTTGGAGGTGGTGTGACTGTTATTGAGTGGGGGCATCTTTTGGGTGAAGATTTACCAGATTCTTACTTGGAATTGGAAATTTTGAAAGAAGCTGAGGGTCGTTGTCTTCATTTTACGGCTCATGGCTCTCGGGCTGGACAACTCATCAAGGAGCTTCAAGATGGAGTATGA